From the Oncorhynchus nerka isolate Pitt River linkage group LG20, Oner_Uvic_2.0, whole genome shotgun sequence genome, one window contains:
- the LOC115102145 gene encoding glycerol-3-phosphate dehydrogenase [NAD(+)], cytoplasmic, whose protein sequence is MSTPKKVCIIGSGNWGSAIAKIVGSNAAQNSKFDNTVTMWVFEEMVDGRKLTDIINTDHENVKYLPGHKLPPNVLAVAELVDAAKEADILVFVIPHQFIGRVCDTMKGKIKSDALGMSLIKGVDEGPDGLKLISDVIQEKLSITMSVLMGANIANEVADEKFCETTIGCKNTEHGALLKELMQTSNFRVTVVEESDVVEICGALKNIVAVGAGFCDGLGFGDNTKAAVIRLGLMEMIAFARIFCTAGPVSSATFLESCGVADLITTCYGGRNRKVAEAFAKGGKSIEELEKEMLNGQKLQGPATASEVHVILKNKNLLDKFPLFNAVYQICYQGHPVTEFIKCLQNHPEHM, encoded by the exons ATGTCAACTCCCAAGAAAGTCTGCATTATTGGCTCTGGCAATTG GGGCTCTGCTATTGCCAAAATAGTGGGTTCCAATGCTGCGCAGAACTCCAAGTTTGACAACACCGTGACCATGTGGGTGTTTGAAGAGATGGTGGATGGTCGCAAGCTGACAGACATCATTAACACCGACCATGAGAATGTCAAGTACCTGCCTGGACACAAGCTACCCCCCAATGTG ttgGCTGTTGCTGAGTTGGTGGACGCTGCCAAGGAAGCAGACATCCTAGTGTTTGTGATCCCCCATCAGTTCATCGGCAGAGTGTGTGACACCATGAAGGGGAAGATAAAGAGCGATGCACTAGGAATGTCACTCATCAAG GGTGTGGATGAAGGTCCTGATGGGCTGAAGCTCATCTCTGATGTGATCCAGGAGAAGCTGAGCATCACCATGAGTGTGCTGATGGGGGCCAACATCGCCAACGAGGTCGCCGATGAGAAGTTCTGTGAGACCACTATCG gatGTAAGAATACAGAACATGGGGCTTTGCTGAAGGAACTCATGCAGACCAGTAACTTCCGGGTCACGGTAGTGGAGGAGTCCGATGTGGTTGAAATCTGTGGAGCACTGAAG AACATTGTGGCGGTGGGGGCGGGCTTCTGTGACGGCCTGGGCTTCGGTGACAACACCAAGGCGGCGGTGATCCGGTTGGGCCTGATGGAGATGATTGCCTTCGCACGAATCTTCTGCACTGCCGGGCCCGTCTCCTCTGCCACCTTCCTAGAGAGCTGCGGCGTTGCCGACCTCATCACAACCTGCTACGGAGGCCGCAACCGCAAAGTGGCAGAAGCCTTCGCTaaaggggggaag TCAATTGAAGAGCTGGAGAAAGAGATGCTGAATGGACAGAAGCTCCAGGGACCAGCAACAGCCTCTGAAGTCCATGTCATCCTAAAGAACAAAAATCTGCTTGACAA GTTCCCACTATTCAACGCTGTGTACCAGATCTGCTACCAGGGCCATCCAGTCACAGAGTTCATCAAGTGTTTGCAGAACCACCCGGAGCACATGTAG
- the LOC115102144 gene encoding glucose-6-phosphate 1-dehydrogenase-like isoform X1, with the protein MVMGSGSSAGKLSAIPLSRSEVFGELRKELHDDKEFHHSDAHIFIIMGASGDLAKKKIYPTLWWLFRDGLLPEQTHFVGFARSDLTVDSIKTASMPYMKVADSEAERLSVFFSRNSYVSGKYTEESAFSNLHTHLLSLPGGGKANRLFYLALPPSVYHDVTKNIKHHCMSTNGWSRVIVEKPFGRDLQSSEELSTHLSSLFTEDQIYRIDHYLGKEMVQNLMVLRFGNRIFGPIWNRDSIACVVLTFKEPFGTQGRGGYFDDFGIIRDVMQNHLLQMLSLVAMEKPASTSSDDVRDEKVKVLKCIAPITMSDVVLGQYVGDPEGEGDAKLGYLDDPTVPKGSTQATFTTAVLYVHNERWDGVPFILRCGKALNERKAEVRLQFTDVPGDIFGAQCRRNELVVRVQPNEAVYAKMMSKKPGVYFHPEETELDLTYKSRYKDVNLPDAYERLILDVFCGSQMHFVRSDELREAWRIFTPLLHQIESEKPPPIPYIYGSRGPTEADELSKRVGFHYEGTYKWVNPHKL; encoded by the exons GGGGATCTAGCCAAAAAGAAAATCTACCCAACTCTGTG GTGGTTGTTTAGAGATGGTCTACTCCCTGAACAGACTCACTTTGTGGGCTTTGCCCGCTCTGACCTGACGGTGGATTCCATCAAAACTGCCTCCATGCCCTATATGAAG GTGGCAGACTCTGAGGCGGAGCGGTTGTCTGTGTTCTTCAGCCGTAACTCTTATGTCAGTGGGAAGTACACTGAGGAGAGTGCCTTCTCCAACCTCCACACCCACCTGTTGTCCCTGCCCGGGGGGGGCAAGGCCAACCGTCTCTTCTACCTCGCCCTGCCGCCCAGCGTCTACCACGATGTCACCAAGAACATCAAGCACCACTGCATGAGTACCAA tggcTGGAGCAGAGTGATTGTGGAGAAGCCATTTGGTCGTGACCTGCAGAGCTCAGAGGAGCTGTCCACCCACCTCTCTTCCCTGTTCACTGAGGACCAGATCTACCGCATAGACCACTACCTGGGCAAGGAGATGGTGCAGAACCTCATGGTCCTCAG GTTTGGGAACCGGATCTTTGGGCCCATCTGGAACAGGGACAGCATAGCTTGTGTGGTCCTCACCTTCAAAGAACCCTTCGGCACCCAGGGCCGGGGCGGCTACTTTGACGACTTTGGAATCATCCG GGATGTCATGCAGAACCACTTGCTCCAGATGCTCTCGCTGGTTGCCATGGAGAAGCCTGCCTCCACCAGCTCTGATGATGTCAGGGATGAAAAG GTGAAGGTGCTGAAGTGCATTGCCCCCATTACCATGTCAGATGTGGTGTTGGGGCAGTATGTGGGTGacccagagggagagggggatgccaAGCTGGGTTACCTTGATGACCCCACTGTCCCCAAAGGCTCCACCCAGGCCACTTTCACCACAGCTGTGCTCTACGTGCACAACGAGCGCTGGGATG GTGTTCCCTTCATCCTGCGTTGCGGCAAAGCCCTGAACGAGAGGAAAGCGGAGGTGCGGTTGCAGTTCACGGATGTTCCGGGGGACATCTTTGGAGCGCAGTGTCGTAGGAATGAGCTGGTGGTACGTGTGCAGCCCAACGAGGCCGTCTACGCCAAGATGATGAGCAAGAAACCAGGAGTGTATTTCCACCCGGAGGAGACGGAGCTGGACCTCACCTACAAAAGCCGATATAAG GATGTGAATTTGCCCGACGCCTACGAGCGTCTCATCCTGGACGTCTTCTGTGGCAGCCAGATGCACTTTGTCAGGAG TGATGAGCTGAGGGAAGCCTGGAGGATCTTTACGCCTCTCCTTCATCAGATCGAGAGCGAGAAGCCTCCCCCCATCCCCTACATATATGGAAG CCGGGGTCCAACAGAAGCAGATGAGCTTTCAAAGAGGGTTGGTTTCCACTATGAAGGAACATACAAATGGGTCAACCCCCACAAACTGTGA
- the LOC115102144 gene encoding glucose-6-phosphate 1-dehydrogenase-like isoform X2, whose amino-acid sequence MAGRKLSAIPLSRSEVFGELRKELHDDKEFHHSDAHIFIIMGASGDLAKKKIYPTLWWLFRDGLLPEQTHFVGFARSDLTVDSIKTASMPYMKVADSEAERLSVFFSRNSYVSGKYTEESAFSNLHTHLLSLPGGGKANRLFYLALPPSVYHDVTKNIKHHCMSTNGWSRVIVEKPFGRDLQSSEELSTHLSSLFTEDQIYRIDHYLGKEMVQNLMVLRFGNRIFGPIWNRDSIACVVLTFKEPFGTQGRGGYFDDFGIIRDVMQNHLLQMLSLVAMEKPASTSSDDVRDEKVKVLKCIAPITMSDVVLGQYVGDPEGEGDAKLGYLDDPTVPKGSTQATFTTAVLYVHNERWDGVPFILRCGKALNERKAEVRLQFTDVPGDIFGAQCRRNELVVRVQPNEAVYAKMMSKKPGVYFHPEETELDLTYKSRYKDVNLPDAYERLILDVFCGSQMHFVRSDELREAWRIFTPLLHQIESEKPPPIPYIYGSRGPTEADELSKRVGFHYEGTYKWVNPHKL is encoded by the exons GGGGATCTAGCCAAAAAGAAAATCTACCCAACTCTGTG GTGGTTGTTTAGAGATGGTCTACTCCCTGAACAGACTCACTTTGTGGGCTTTGCCCGCTCTGACCTGACGGTGGATTCCATCAAAACTGCCTCCATGCCCTATATGAAG GTGGCAGACTCTGAGGCGGAGCGGTTGTCTGTGTTCTTCAGCCGTAACTCTTATGTCAGTGGGAAGTACACTGAGGAGAGTGCCTTCTCCAACCTCCACACCCACCTGTTGTCCCTGCCCGGGGGGGGCAAGGCCAACCGTCTCTTCTACCTCGCCCTGCCGCCCAGCGTCTACCACGATGTCACCAAGAACATCAAGCACCACTGCATGAGTACCAA tggcTGGAGCAGAGTGATTGTGGAGAAGCCATTTGGTCGTGACCTGCAGAGCTCAGAGGAGCTGTCCACCCACCTCTCTTCCCTGTTCACTGAGGACCAGATCTACCGCATAGACCACTACCTGGGCAAGGAGATGGTGCAGAACCTCATGGTCCTCAG GTTTGGGAACCGGATCTTTGGGCCCATCTGGAACAGGGACAGCATAGCTTGTGTGGTCCTCACCTTCAAAGAACCCTTCGGCACCCAGGGCCGGGGCGGCTACTTTGACGACTTTGGAATCATCCG GGATGTCATGCAGAACCACTTGCTCCAGATGCTCTCGCTGGTTGCCATGGAGAAGCCTGCCTCCACCAGCTCTGATGATGTCAGGGATGAAAAG GTGAAGGTGCTGAAGTGCATTGCCCCCATTACCATGTCAGATGTGGTGTTGGGGCAGTATGTGGGTGacccagagggagagggggatgccaAGCTGGGTTACCTTGATGACCCCACTGTCCCCAAAGGCTCCACCCAGGCCACTTTCACCACAGCTGTGCTCTACGTGCACAACGAGCGCTGGGATG GTGTTCCCTTCATCCTGCGTTGCGGCAAAGCCCTGAACGAGAGGAAAGCGGAGGTGCGGTTGCAGTTCACGGATGTTCCGGGGGACATCTTTGGAGCGCAGTGTCGTAGGAATGAGCTGGTGGTACGTGTGCAGCCCAACGAGGCCGTCTACGCCAAGATGATGAGCAAGAAACCAGGAGTGTATTTCCACCCGGAGGAGACGGAGCTGGACCTCACCTACAAAAGCCGATATAAG GATGTGAATTTGCCCGACGCCTACGAGCGTCTCATCCTGGACGTCTTCTGTGGCAGCCAGATGCACTTTGTCAGGAG TGATGAGCTGAGGGAAGCCTGGAGGATCTTTACGCCTCTCCTTCATCAGATCGAGAGCGAGAAGCCTCCCCCCATCCCCTACATATATGGAAG CCGGGGTCCAACAGAAGCAGATGAGCTTTCAAAGAGGGTTGGTTTCCACTATGAAGGAACATACAAATGGGTCAACCCCCACAAACTGTGA